The sequence below is a genomic window from Natronorubrum halophilum.
GGCGAGCGATTCGCGTGCTCTGTGTCGACGAGGATAGCGAGGCGCTCGAGCGAGCGGACGAGTCGCTGGTCGTCGATACGGAACGGGATCCAGCCGAGGCACTCGAGCGGGTTCACGACCGCCGGTACGATTGTGTCGTCTGTGAGTACGAGCTGCCGGAGATGACCGGTCTCGAACTCCTCAAATCGATACGTCGAGTCGACGACGAGTTGCCGGTGATCCTGTTTACCGGTGCTGGCTCGGAAGACATCGCAAGCGAGGCGATTTCGGCTGGCGTAACGGATTACGTCAGAAAAAAACAGGGGACGAGTCGATACGAACACCTCGCAGAACGGATCACGAACGCGGTCGCACAGTACCGAACTCGCGAGGACCTCGAGCGCAAGAGCGCGGCGATGGACGAGGCACCCATCGGGATCGTGATCTCTGATGCAACCCAACCGGACAACCCGCTCATCTACGCGAATCAGAAATTTCAGGAGCTGACCGGCTATCCGATCGACGAGATACGCGGTCGAAACTGTCGATTTCTACAAGGGGAGCGAACAGCACAGGAGCCAGTCGGCGAGATACGAGCGGCGATCGATTCCCGAGAACCCGTTACCGTCGGGTTGCGAAACTACCGCCGCAACGGAACGATGTTCTGGAACGAGGTGACGGTCGCGCCGATCACGACTAACGAGGAGACGTCTCCACACTTCGTCGGCTTCCAGAAGGACGTGACGCGACGGAAACTCGCCGAAGAACGCGTCAAGCGACAGAACGCGCGCCTCAGGGAGCTTACCAGCGTACTCTCACACGACATTCGGGGGCCGCTTACGGCCGCCACCGGCTATCTCGAGTTGGCTCGAGAGCACGACGACAGCGTGCCGTTTCTCGACGAGGTAACGGAGGCACACGAGCGGATGGCGACGCTGGTCGAAGACATGCTAGCGCTCGTTCGAGCGGGGAATCTCTCCGACGACCTCGACGACGTCTCGGTGGCGGCGGCGATCGATTCGGCCTGGGTTCCGCCGCCGGGTGTCGAGCCGGAACTCGACATTCGGATCGACGAGGACCGGCGGATTCGAGCCGACGAAATCCATCTGCTCCAGTTGTTCGAAAATCTCTTCGAGAACAGTCTCACGCACGGAACGACTCGAGACGCGGATGGTGTCTCCCGGGTCACGGTTACCGTCGAGTCGCTCGAGGACGGCTTCGCCGTCGAAGACGACGGTCCCGGCATTCCGTCGGAAGATCGCGATATCGTCTTCGAAGCGGGATACACGACCGACGAGAACGATATCGGGACCGGACTCGGATTGCGGATCGTCAAAGACATCGTCGACGCTCACGGCTGGAATATCGACGTCGTCGACGGAAGCGAGGGAGGAGCCCGCTTTGAGATCACCGACATCGCCGTCATCTGAAACGCGTCGGAACCCGCGGGTCGTTACTGCACGGTGACGCTTTTCGCCAGGTTTCGTGGTTTGTCGATCGGACGGTCGAGCGCGTTGGCGAGCCAGTAGGCGACGAGCTGGAGCTGGACGTTTGCGACGATCGGCATCACCGCCGGATGCGTTTCCGGGATTTCGAGGACGTAATCGGTGTGGTTGGCGACCGATTCCGGGTCGTCGGTCACCGCGACGACGGGTGCATCCCGCGCCTGTACCTCCTTGATGTTCCCGATCGTCGCCCCGGCCTGTTCGCGACTCGAGACGAGCGCGAAGACCGGCGTCGACTCGGTGACGAGCGCGAGCGGCCCGTGTTTTAACTCCCCGGCCGGAAAGCCCTCGGCGTGTTTGTACGTGATCTCTTTGAGCTTCAACGCCCCCTCGAGCGCGACGGGCGCGTTGTATCCGCGACCGATGAAGAAGTAGGCGTCCGCGTCGAGGAACTCCTCGGCGACGGCATCGGCCCTCGAGTCGTCCAGCACGGACTGGATGTGATCGGGAAGCCGTCGAAGCTCGCGCAGGTACTCGCGCGGCGGAAACGCGGCCGAAGAAGCGGAGTCGACCAGAGCGGTCGCGAGAAGCGACAGGGAGACCTGCTGGGAGGCGAACGACTTCGTCGCAGCCACGCTGATCTCCGGACCGGAGCGGATGTAGAGAACGTGATCACACTCCCGTGCCGCCGAGCTCTCGACGACGTTCGTCAGGGCGAGGGTCGTCGCTCCCGCCCGGTTTGCACTGCGGAGCGCAGCCATTGTGTCGGCGGTCTCGCCGCTCTGGGTGACGCCGACGACAAGCGTCGATTCGTCGACCGGGAGCCGAGCGGCGTCGTACTCGCTCGCGATGAACGTCTGCGTTGGAATGCCACGCCGCTGGAGCAATCGCTCACCGTACAGCCCCGCGTGGTAGGACGTTCCACAGGCGACGAACTGGACGGACGACGGCGTCTCGAGACCTTCGAGTTCGGGCAAGGTGACGGTCCCGCCGAGTTCCTCGATGCGACCGCGCAGGCAGTCGCGGATCGCGCGTGGCTGTTCGGCGATCTCCTTTCGCATGTAGTGATCGTAGCCGCTCTTGCCGGCGTCTTCGGGGTCCCAGGCGATCGTCTCGACCGACTTCTTGATGGGGGCTCCGGAGCCGTCGGAAACGGTGACCGACTCCGGCGAAAGCGCCGCGAACTCGCCGTCGTCGAGGTAGACCACTCGGTTCGTGAACTCGATGAACGCCGGCACATCGCTCGCGAGGTAGTTGCCGTCCGATCCGAGTCCGAGAACGAGCGGTGACTCGTGTCGCGCCGCGAAGACCGTCTCGCAGTCGGGGTAGACGGCCGCGATCGCGTAGCTCCCCTCGAGTCGCCCGATCGCCTCCCGAAACGCGGTTTCTCGGTCGGCACCGCCGGCTCGCTCCCGCTCGATGAGGTGTGGAACGACCTCGGTATCGGTGTCGCTCCGGAACGTGTGCCCGGCTTCCGACAGTTCCTCGCGGAGTTCCAGATAGTTCTCGATGATGCCGTTGTGGACGATGGCGACGGACTCCTCGGCGTTCGTATGCGGATGGGCGTTTGCGTCCGTGGGCGGGCCGTGCGTGCTCCAGCGCGTGTGTCCGATGCCGGTCGAACCGTCGAAGCCGTCGGCATTACCGGCGAGCGCGTCCTTGAGTTCCGACAGCTCTCCCCCGCGTTTTTCGATGGAAAGCGACGCGTTCGCCACCGCGACGCCGGCCGAGTCGTAGCCGCGGTACTCGAGGTTCCCGAGCCCGTGGAGCAAGACCTCGAGCGTGTCACTGTCGCCACCGCTACCGGCGTAGCCGATGATCCCGCACATTACGAATGCACCTCGGTATCGTCGTCGATCGTCCCGCGAACGGTCGCGCCGGCTTCGATCGTCACGGCGGCACCGACGATCGCTCCCGGAACGTAGGTCACGCCGCCGTTG
It includes:
- a CDS encoding PAS domain-containing protein, producing MVAASGRAIRVLCVDEDSEALERADESLVVDTERDPAEALERVHDRRYDCVVCEYELPEMTGLELLKSIRRVDDELPVILFTGAGSEDIASEAISAGVTDYVRKKQGTSRYEHLAERITNAVAQYRTREDLERKSAAMDEAPIGIVISDATQPDNPLIYANQKFQELTGYPIDEIRGRNCRFLQGERTAQEPVGEIRAAIDSREPVTVGLRNYRRNGTMFWNEVTVAPITTNEETSPHFVGFQKDVTRRKLAEERVKRQNARLRELTSVLSHDIRGPLTAATGYLELAREHDDSVPFLDEVTEAHERMATLVEDMLALVRAGNLSDDLDDVSVAAAIDSAWVPPPGVEPELDIRIDEDRRIRADEIHLLQLFENLFENSLTHGTTRDADGVSRVTVTVESLEDGFAVEDDGPGIPSEDRDIVFEAGYTTDENDIGTGLGLRIVKDIVDAHGWNIDVVDGSEGGARFEITDIAVI
- the glmS gene encoding glutamine--fructose-6-phosphate transaminase (isomerizing); translated protein: MCGIIGYAGSGGDSDTLEVLLHGLGNLEYRGYDSAGVAVANASLSIEKRGGELSELKDALAGNADGFDGSTGIGHTRWSTHGPPTDANAHPHTNAEESVAIVHNGIIENYLELREELSEAGHTFRSDTDTEVVPHLIERERAGGADRETAFREAIGRLEGSYAIAAVYPDCETVFAARHESPLVLGLGSDGNYLASDVPAFIEFTNRVVYLDDGEFAALSPESVTVSDGSGAPIKKSVETIAWDPEDAGKSGYDHYMRKEIAEQPRAIRDCLRGRIEELGGTVTLPELEGLETPSSVQFVACGTSYHAGLYGERLLQRRGIPTQTFIASEYDAARLPVDESTLVVGVTQSGETADTMAALRSANRAGATTLALTNVVESSAARECDHVLYIRSGPEISVAATKSFASQQVSLSLLATALVDSASSAAFPPREYLRELRRLPDHIQSVLDDSRADAVAEEFLDADAYFFIGRGYNAPVALEGALKLKEITYKHAEGFPAGELKHGPLALVTESTPVFALVSSREQAGATIGNIKEVQARDAPVVAVTDDPESVANHTDYVLEIPETHPAVMPIVANVQLQLVAYWLANALDRPIDKPRNLAKSVTVQ